From a region of the Tiliqua scincoides isolate rTilSci1 chromosome 4, rTilSci1.hap2, whole genome shotgun sequence genome:
- the FOXF2 gene encoding forkhead box protein F2 has protein sequence MSSEIGAPVPRSPALMSQPPPPPPSALESSSNGGGGGGSSSSSAPASAPAPSKAKKASSGLRRPEKPPYSYIALIVMAIQSSPSKRLTLSEIYQFLQARFPFFRGAYQGWKNSVRHNLSLNECFIKLPKGLGRPGKGHYWTIDPASEFMFEEGSFRRRPRGFRRKCQALKPTMYHRMVNGLGFLPQGFDFQAPPAAPLGCHPNGYSPLDVMQAGAYEAHHVPHMSPNPGSTYMASCPVPSNGADYGPDSSSSPVPSSPAMASAIECHSPYGSPAGHWTSSAASPYLKQQALPPPPPTPAAAPGIHSGVAPYSLEQSYLHQNGREDLSVGLPRYQHHPSPVCDRKDFVLNFNGISSFHPSASGSYYHHHHHQSVCQDIKPCVM, from the exons ATGAGCTCCGAGATCGGGGCCCCGGTGCCTCGCAGCCCGGCCTTGATGAGCCAGCCGCCGCCCCCGCCGCCCTCCGCCCTGGAGTCGTCCAGcaacggcggcggcggcggcggcagcagcagcagcagcgcgccCGCATCGGCGCCCGCGCCGTCGAAAGCCAAGAAGGCGAGCTCGGGGCTGCGGCGCCCGGAGAAGCCGCCCTACTCCTACATCGCGCTGATCGTGATGGCCATCCAGAGCTCGCCGTCGAAGCGGCTCACCCTGAGCGAGATCTACCAGTTCCTGCAGGCGCGCTTCCCCTTCTTCCGCGGCGCGTACCAGGGCTGGAAGAACTCGGTGCGCCACAACCTTTCGCTCAATGAGTGCTTCATCAAGCTGCCCAAGGGCCTGGGCCGGCCGGGCAAGGGCCACTACTGGACCATCGACCCCGCCAGCGAGTTCATGTTCGAGGAGGGCTCCTTCCGACGGCGCCCGCGGGGCTTCCGAAGGAAGTGCCAGGCGCTGAAGCCCACTATGTACCACCGCATGGTGAACGGCCTGGGCTTCCTCCCGCAGGGCTTCGACTTCCAGGCGCCCCCCGCCGCCCCCCTGGGCTGCCACCCCAACGGCTACAGCCCCCTGGACGTGATGCAGGCGGGCGCCTACGAGGCCCACCACGTCCCGCACATGTCGCCCAACCCGGGCTCCACCTACATGGCTAGCTGCCCCGTCCCCTCCAACGGGGCGGACTACGGGccggacagcagcagcagcccggtGCCCTCGTCGCCGGCCATGGCCAGCGCCATCGAGTGCCACTCGCCCTACGGCAGTCCCGCGGGACACTGGACCTCCTCGGCGGCCTCGCCCTATCTCAAGCAGCAggccctgccgccgccgccgcccacgCCCGCCGCCGCCCCCGGCATCCACTCCGGAGTGGCCCCCTACTCGCTGGAGCAGAGCTACCTGCACCAAAACGGCAGGGAAGACCTCTCAG TGGGCCTGCCGCGCTACCAGCACCACCCCTCGCCGGTATGTGACAGGAAGGACTTCGTCCTCAACTTCAACGGCATCTCCTCCTTCCACCCGTCCGCCAGCGGCTcctattaccaccaccaccaccaccagagcgTGTGTCAGGACATCAAGCCCTGCGTGATGTGA